One stretch of Mycobacterium riyadhense DNA includes these proteins:
- a CDS encoding class I SAM-dependent methyltransferase, with product MSTADVQDQTISTMPRGGPGASWLDRRFQTDTLEYLDRDDVPDEVKQKVITMLNWMGSLTKLHEKSARTALKFVSGIPNPRILELGAGHGKLSAKILELHPTATVTTSDVDPTSVANMAAGELGTHPRARTELVDATAIDAEDNSYDLVVFAQAFHHLPPAIACRAIAEATRVGKCFLVIDLKRQPPLRLVLRWALLLPLQLMLLPWATTRPFLHDGMISVLRAYSPSAFEALGRAADPGMRIAILPPPTRLSAPSLTVVFSRNGTTSPRRTNPTP from the coding sequence ATGAGCACAGCAGATGTGCAGGACCAGACGATCTCCACCATGCCGAGGGGCGGCCCGGGCGCCTCCTGGCTGGATCGTCGATTCCAGACCGACACACTGGAATACCTCGACCGCGACGACGTACCCGATGAGGTCAAGCAGAAGGTCATCACGATGCTCAACTGGATGGGCAGCCTGACCAAGCTGCACGAGAAGTCCGCCCGCACCGCACTGAAGTTCGTCTCCGGCATCCCCAATCCACGAATCCTCGAGCTTGGCGCCGGCCACGGCAAACTCTCAGCGAAGATCCTCGAACTACACCCGACGGCGACGGTCACGACCAGCGACGTGGATCCAACCTCGGTGGCCAACATGGCTGCCGGGGAGCTGGGCACCCACCCGAGGGCCCGTACCGAGCTGGTTGACGCCACCGCCATCGACGCCGAAGACAACAGCTACGACCTGGTGGTGTTCGCGCAGGCGTTTCACCACCTCCCGCCGGCGATCGCCTGCCGCGCCATCGCCGAAGCCACCCGCGTCGGGAAATGCTTCCTGGTGATCGACCTCAAGCGACAACCGCCGCTGCGGTTGGTGCTGCGGTGGGCGCTGCTGTTGCCGCTGCAGCTGATGCTGTTGCCGTGGGCTACCACGCGACCGTTCCTGCACGACGGCATGATTAGCGTGCTACGCGCCTACAGCCCGTCAGCGTTCGAGGCACTTGGCCGCGCCGCCGATCCCGGTATGCGGATCGCTATCCTGCCCCCGCCGACGCGACTGAGCGCGCCATCGCTCACCGTCGTGTTCTCCCGCAACGGCACAACGTCGCCGCGGCGAACAAATCCGACGCCTTAA